AAAATGACCTGCTTCCGTATTGTAGTTACCGAGACTTACCTCCACGGCAAATTCACTTCCATCCTTACGGCGGCCAAAGAGTTCAAGACCGGCACCCATCGGACGATTACGGGGATGCTTGTTAAAGCCATCCCTGTGGTGAACATGCTTGTGCTGGTAACGGGTGGGCACCAGCAGCTCTATGAGCTGGCCCAGCACCTCATCTTCTTTATAGCCAAACTGGTTTAGCAGGAAAGGATTTGCAAGTATAATCCTGCCCTTATCATCTGTTACAATAATGCCGATTGTGGCATTATTAAATAATACGTCGAAGCCTATTTTATTATTCATTGCTAAGGGTAAAATTATAAAAAACAGGTTACTAAAAAAATGCTAAAATTAGTTGTCCGGGGCAAGCATACATTTCATTGGCCTTAAATGAGGGCTATGAAAGCACCCTACCTCCTTCTATCCACTATTACGCGGCTCTATGCCTGTAGCCCTCCCCACCTCAATTTATGAGCCCCCTGCACGTGTACAAAACCTTTTACAGCAGCCGGACCTTTGAATCAGCTGGCAGTTCAGGCGATCTTAAACATCCCGAAACTAAGGCATATTCTGAACATGGCTAGGGTGTAAAATATGCATTGAATTCCAAACATGCAATTCATGAAGACTTTTCTTCTCTTTCTATCCTTATAAAAAAGGCTGCGCCCGCTATGGGAAATACTGACAGTAGCCGGCATCCGTATGTACAGCAGCTGACCTGCGTCTATTTAAATCAATTTTTAAAGGGAAGGGTATACGCCGCCTTTTATCCAGGGAACTTTATAAAAAAGCGCACTGATGCGGTATAAATGGTCTAAAAACATCCTGCCACACCGTACCGATGGGGGTTCAATACCTACTTTGTGGAACTTAGGTCACACCTTTTCACCTGAAAGCCCCCTCCGAGACAGCATTTGGCACCCGGCACTATTTTAGATTTACTTATTGTGAACTTACATTTACTCACTATAAAATCTTAAAGTTATGTTACGCTGGACAGTCACATTCTTAATTATCGCATTAGTTGCCGCTTTGTTCGGTTTTGGTGGTATTGCAGCCAGTGCAGCAGGTATTGCCAAAATTATCTTCTTCATCTTCCTGGTATTGCTGGTGATTTCACTGGTGATGGGCAGAAGAAGCCGCATATAATAAATGATCTGACTTATCATAAAAAACGCTTCTGCTTTTAAAAGGCAGAAGCGTTTTTTATTGTTAGACATTTATTGTCAGAAATTGAAAATACAATTCACGCCGTATACATCAGGCTTGTAATCCGTAAGCCCTTTCATATAGGAGAATTTCACCTCAATGTTATGCCTGTGGCGACGGCCCGTGCCTATACGAAAACCTGCATTGGCGGTTACACCCAGTGTACTGTTTTCCGTGCTTTTATAATTGCCATTATTATCATAATTATAATAATAATTCGCAGTCGTCAGGTGATAGCCATAACCGCCACCCACGAAGAAGCCCCATTTTTGGCTGCCACCTTTTAAGGCCCCCGCGCCGTAGTTGAAGTTCACGATCACGGGTACATCCAGCATCAATCCTATACTGGTACCACCGTACACGCCCCCGTAATTCTCATAATCTGAGGAGTAGCCTTCATTGACCCCGAGGCTCAATGGAATACCTACTGAAAAAGAGCTGTTTTCTGCTTCTGCAAAAAATAAGGCGGGGGAAAAAGTAAAACCAAAATTCGCTTTGGTATCTATGTAATCAGCAGTTTCGATGGAAATACCTGCACCGACACCTGCCTTGAAACGTTGGGAAAAAGACGATTGAACAAATGCAAAGGCGATAAAAGCAATGAGTAAAAGTTTTTTCATTTTGGGTACTAAGTGTTTGATTTATAATTAGTAATAAGAGCACAATTAGGTCCTGCAATATTGCATTTTTTTACAACCTTAGAATACATAGGCAAATGTCACCCCGCGAACCTCCGGTTTTTCACTCGTCATTCCTTTCATATAAATGAACCGGAGCTCAAGGTTTCTACGTTTATGCGCCCCCACACCAAAGCGGACCCCAGCATTTAACATGACACCAGTGCTTTGATTATAAAATATGTCAGTAACATTTGTCATGCGATAACCAGTTTCCACATCAGGCGATAAAAATGTCGTGTAAGTATTCTTTTGAATCGTGTTGTAAGAGGCGACCCCAAGGCCCAGGAAGAAACCGAATCCTTCTTCCCTGGCTACTGTAGACCACCTGGCAGCACCAATTGTATCTTTTTTCCCACGCACTGCTCCTGCGCCAAAATTAAAGTTCAGCATCAGTGGAATATTGAAGGCAAAACCATCTGCCTCGTTAGTAAATTGCTTATAATCAGCAGGGAATGAAGTTATATTCCCCTTTCCATACCCCATCTTA
This window of the Chitinophaga sancti genome carries:
- a CDS encoding outer membrane beta-barrel protein; this encodes MKKLLLIAFIAFAFVQSSFSQRFKAGVGAGISIETADYIDTKANFGFTFSPALFFAEAENSSFSVGIPLSLGVNEGYSSDYENYGGVYGGTSIGLMLDVPVIVNFNYGAGALKGGSQKWGFFVGGGYGYHLTTANYYYNYDNNGNYKSTENSTLGVTANAGFRIGTGRRHRHNIEVKFSYMKGLTDYKPDVYGVNCIFNF
- a CDS encoding DUF1328 domain-containing protein; the encoded protein is MLRWTVTFLIIALVAALFGFGGIAASAAGIAKIIFFIFLVLLVISLVMGRRSRI